The DNA region GATCAGGACTGCACCAATGCACATAGCGCTAGCTTTATTGTTGAATCAACTCGGATGTAAGGATACGGCCTACCTCTTCATAACTACGAGCAACATGATGAGGCAGATGCTCTGATTCTGGCAAAGCATCACGATGGTTGAACCAAATCACTTTCCATCCGGCATCCACCGCACCAACAACATCATTGCGCCAGGAATCGCCGATATAATAACTGGAACCGGAATCCGATCCCGTCTGCCTGCTTACATGCTCAAACAATCTGCGATCCGGCTTGGCGTAACCAAGGGTACCCGATATGAAAATGCGTTCCTCGGGAATAAGACTGAGTACATCCAGCGCTTCGAGCTTCCGCTGCTGATGTTTTCCTTCTCCGTTTGTAATTAATCCCACCATATGCCCTTCTGCAAGAAGTCTTCGGATAAGTTCATATGCTCCATCAAAGGGCTGGATCTGAAACTGTCTACTCAAATACTGTGCTTGCAGTTCTTCAGCCTGCCCCTGTTGCAGGGGATTTCCAAATTCCGCCATGGTCAGCTCAAATCTGCGATGACGCATCCTTTCTACCGCTTCGGGTTCGGGTACAGCAGACAAGTCCTCTTGAGCAGACAGCCAGTCGCTATAATAACGGAAGCGATGGTATGCCTCCCCATACGGGAAATCATCTGGCAGACCAAGTACCTCCTGTAGTGCTCCTTTCAGGGGTTGCAAGTGGTCATACAAGGTATCGTCTACGTCGAAAAAGATGGCTTTAGCAGCATTTATTTTATCCATCATTTTTGCTTGTCCTCCTGTCATGTGCTATCCAATTGTTATTCTATTTTTAGAATAAGGCTTCTCTACAT from Paenibacillus sp. JNUCC-31 includes:
- a CDS encoding HAD family hydrolase, which codes for MDKINAAKAIFFDVDDTLYDHLQPLKGALQEVLGLPDDFPYGEAYHRFRYYSDWLSAQEDLSAVPEPEAVERMRHRRFELTMAEFGNPLQQGQAEELQAQYLSRQFQIQPFDGAYELIRRLLAEGHMVGLITNGEGKHQQRKLEALDVLSLIPEERIFISGTLGYAKPDRRLFEHVSRQTGSDSGSSYYIGDSWRNDVVGAVDAGWKVIWFNHRDALPESEHLPHHVARSYEEVGRILTSELIQQ